One Onthophagus taurus isolate NC chromosome 11, IU_Otau_3.0, whole genome shotgun sequence genomic window carries:
- the LOC111425067 gene encoding ral GTPase-activating protein subunit beta isoform X4 codes for MNLGIFNRVNLKDNTQNRGMYSEWTSLNPLLEHSDSDESRSVLQKFTSSASKEVTINIVRPLASNLGLTQPAEPCPLQTDREVQWCMEAICYGLSLPLSEHDTIKDCVNVYCEWLSGLLPNVKVCVPKPILDDPNLYARKIIKHFYYLFIPRTPEDWPFIYQDIGIDTINKQAVLCHRVLRTLQQVAHESRILESTTWEALLLFLLAINNTLLAPPTVKDDVADQLCERVLSVLFEIWLLACANCFPSPPLWKTLRESCMNWRHRIALIEQWNRINLALTSKLLIFMYGPTFPELKIGEDDLIPPNMTNDCIAQSWYRFLNTIGNPVCLTKPEVISRTPTFLHFAISSGVVDPCHHSSLQVLPLIFLKAMKGLAGQVDAFLGIPKTSLIGLTSSRASTSIPNSVPSSGPSSTSSISSLNSLVYESKVKLAPGRPKCNSILHLFGEWLFQAAFIGTDLNSRSSSEINKRPNSIIMETKPDSLSEIPDLPLAITIDKYESGRAEALGTLCKIMCSKKTGEELLPVYLARFYLAIQHGLKVTTNHECGECMVAILMNSADLFRVDLDGIRSLLSPFIRALEIVLADKDIKLNPNVAKVELRRSSIHILLSILVLPLHFQNATIKPLINTGSERSTTFSELKPQLMNLIMNALYLETDPHNTHMLLGGLFLCVQDSAIFETIESITQPSTETSSNLLASVSDTASTVSAASSFDRHSHNSDSMGLPADLADVQIDSAHAMFVRATYLVCHRLISTWKTDLNVSLAALELLSGLARIHIKDSDALECKRAVKWLCDYIVHQCSRPPPSHSKDLHSTIVAAFHCCSIWLLEHPYLLKDKDCLATVLDVAELGISGTKSITKPGDPVKMKEEKELKPVSMRVRDAAENLLMLILEQVGYFPSECGPESISSLLDEVSLLQHCNSWLGDGNNQEKAVEKFRYFVTEGSVMLALLEEPLGNDQDPQPTVTILIRGPFGRHAWTMQLRHLPRHRSGTKYHGNNLGRPVVMSETPNRPEIKQKYFPDSVDRISQCKVDQSIPSLESVLLDDEANADITKLAGLLEKQCLAETNLASTLLQTVENVPPSVIHEFQTARLFLSHFGLLNLDNNNDSEQSTRNLIALDSSDSDFCKDLLALDNMSPRTCDTVHIFYVKSQQTTAQEIVNNATDLSGINPHFLEFIKSLGWPVDVDKHPGWTGHVLTSWKNIKNNNNNDTNNKSLIFDGQNQVLYWADACSEIAFVVPSQIKPIHNSGGSLEQSSFNANSLSSWNEKTFIEPLARDKRTLSLDLDQKSVPLRKPPLRCSLHPHTNTKIMVVWLESFEDHLNLPITDLVGCMSTGLETGSRSSDVLVIGLHLMASGLLRVHLQGPNSRVGLASPLVDGMVINQRSLGPLVRHTALNMSRRKRLDSENYQPPHLRRRLKVQEIVQKYKREMTLPELLTYLFSNI; via the exons ATGAATTTGGGTATATTTAATAGGGTCAACTTAAAG gATAACACACAAAATAGAGGGATGTATTCAGAATGGACTTCCCTAAACCCACTGTTGGAGCATTCAGATTCAGACGAAAGTCGCAGCGTTTTACAAAAATTCACCTCGTCGGCAAGCAAAGAAGTTACGATTAATATCGTACGTCCTTTGGCGAGTAATTTGGGGTTAACCCAACCGGCGGAACCGTGTCCTTTGCAAACGGACCGCGAGGTCCAATGGTGTATGGAAGCTATTTGTTATGGATTAAGTTTACCTTTGAGTGAGCATGACACAATTAAAGATTGTGTGAATGTTTATTGTGAATGGTTATCTGGGTTATTACCAAATGTTAAAGTTTGTGTACCCAAACCGATATTGGATGATCCAAATTTATATGCAAGGAagattattaaacatttttattacttgtttATACCACGAACACCAGAAG ACTGGCCATTTATATATCAGGATATTG gaatcgatacaataaataaacaagCAGTTTTATGCCACCGAGTTTTAAGAACCCTACAACAAGTCGCTCACGAATCTCGAATTTTAGAAAGCACCACTTGGGAAGCTCtccttctatttttactgGCAATAAACAACACATTATTAGCCCCGCCAACCGTAAAGGACGACGTTGCTGATCAATTATGCGAGCGGGTACTTAgcgttttatttgaaatttggttattGGCTTGCGCTAATTGTTTCCCCTCACCTCCGCTTTGGAAAACATTACGTGAGAGTTGTATGAATTGGAGACATCGAATTGCTTTGATAGAGCAATGGAATAGGATTAACTTGGCTTTAACATCTaagttgttaatttttatgtatggACCAACATTTCCTGAGTTAAAAATTG gcGAAGATGATTTAATTCCACCAAATATGACCAATGATTGTATTGCGCAAAGTTGGTATCGATTTTTAAACACCATTGGAAATCCAGTTTGTTTAACAAAGCCTGAAGTGATTAGCCGCACCCCTACATTTCTTCATTTTGCGATTAGTAGCGGCGTTGTGGATCCGTGTCATCATTCGTCACTACAAGTTTTGCCATTAATCTTTTTGAAGGCAATGAAAGGACTTGCAGGACAAGTTGATGCTTTTTTAg gtaTTCCAAAAACATCTTTAATCGGATTAACAAGCAGTCGAGCTTCTACAAGCATTCCAAATTCCGTTCCAAGCTCGGGACCATCATCAACGTCCAGCATatcat ctttaaattCGCTGGTTTATGAATCAAAAGTGAAGTTAGCTCCAGGTCGACCAAAATGCAACAGCATTTTACACTTATTTGGAGAATGGCTTTTCCAAGCTGCTTTTATTGGAACCGATTTAAATTcac gttcatcttcagaaataaataaacgacCAAATTCAATAATAATGGAAACTAAACCGGATTCATTATCCGAAATTCCGGATCTCCCATTGGCGATAACGATCGATAAATATGAAAGTGGACGTGCTGAAGCTTTGGGAACTTTATGTAAAATAATGTGTTCTAAGAAAACGGGGGAGGAGTTATTACCGGTTTATTTAGCCCGATTTTATTTGGCGATTCAGCACGGATTAAAAGTAACTACGAATCACGAATGTGGCGAATGCATGGTGGCGATTTTAATGAATTCGGCGGATTTGTTTCGAGTCGATTTAGATGGAATTCGGAGCTTGTTATCGCCGTTTATTCGCGCTTTGGAAATTGTTTTAGCGGATAAAGATATTAAGTTAAATCCCAACGTTGCGAAAGTAGAATTAAGAAGATCGTCGATTCACATTTTGTTATCAATTTTGGTTTTACCGTTACATTTTCAAAACGCTACGATTAAGCCGCTTATAAACACgg gATCGGAACGTTCCACAACATTTTCTGAGTTAAAACCACAATTAATGAATTTGATAATGAACGCACTTTATTTAGAAACTGATCCACATAACACTCACATGTTATTAGGGGGGCTTTTTCTTTGTGTTCAAGATTCCGCTATTTTCGAAACTATCGAGTCGATTACTCAACCGTCAACGGAAACTTCGTCAAATCTTTTAGCTTCGg TATCGGACACTGCTAGCACAGTGAGCGCTGCCAGCAGTTTTGATCGGCACTCGCACAACTCCGATTCAATGGGACTCCCCGCTGATTTAGCAGATGTCCAAATTG aCTCAGCGCACGCAATGTTCGTAAGAGCAACTTACTTAGTATGTCATCGCTTAATATCGACATGGAAAACGGATTTAAACGTCTCATTAGCCGCTTTAGAATTACTTTCTGGATTAGCTCGAATTCACATCAAAGATTCtg ATGCTTTAGAATGTAAACGAGCTGTTAAATGGTTATGCGACTACATAGTGCATCAATGTTCAAGACCACCACCCTCTCATTCCAAAGATCTTCACTCAACAATCGTTGCGGCTTTCCATTGTTGTTCAATTTGGCTTTTAGAACACCCGTATTTGTTGAAAGATAAAGATTGCCTCGCCACGGTTTTAGACGTAGCCGAATTAGGAATATCGGGAACTAAATCGATAACAAAACCGGGTGATCCCGTTAaaatgaaagaagaaaaagaattaaaacctGTTTCAATGCGCGTTAGAGACGCCGctgaaaatttattgatgCTAATTTTAGAACAAGTCGGGTATTTTCCGAGTGAATGTGGCCCCGAATCGATTTCGTCGCTTTTAGATGAAGTATCTTTGCTTCAACATTGCAACTCTTGGCTCGGTGACGGAAACAACCAAGAAAAAGCGGTGGAGAAGTTTCGATATTTCGTTACTGAAGGCTCGGTGATGCTAGCTTTGTTGGAAGAACCATTAGGAAACGATCAAGATCCTCAACCAACGGTTACTATTTTAATTCGAGGTCCATTTGGACGCCACGCTTGGACGATGCAATTAAGACATTTACCAAGACATCGATCGGGGACGAAGTATCATGGAAATAATTTAGGGAGGCCCGTTGTTATGAGTGAGACTCCTAATCGGCCGgagattaaacaaaaatacttCCCTGATAGCGTTGATAGAATTTCACAATGCAAAGT tgatCAATCAATTCCTTCATTAGAATCAGTTTTGCTCGATGATGAAGCGAATGCCGATATCACAAAATTAGCGGGATTATTAGAAAAGCAATGTTTAGCTGAAACCAATTTAGCCTCAACGTTACTTCAAACGGTCGAAAATGTTCCTCCTTCGGTAATTCATGAATTTCAAACCGCAAGATTGTTTTTGTCGCATTTTGGATTACTTAATTTAGACAACAACAAcgat tcTGAACAATCAACGAGAAATTTGATCGCTTTAGACAGTAGCGACTCGGATTTTTGCAAAGATCTCCTCGCTTTAGATAATATGAGTCCGAGAACTTGCGATACAGTCCACATTTTCTACGTAAAATCCCAACAAACCACCGCTCAAGAAATCGTAAACAACGCAACTGATTTAAGCGGGATAAACCCGCATTTTTTGGAGTTTATAAAATCGTTGGGTTGGCCCGTAGACGTTGATAAACATCCGGGTTGGACGGGGCATGTTTTAACCAGttggaaaaacattaaaaataataataataacgatactaataataaatcgttaatttttgaTGGGCAAAATCAAGTTTTGTATTGGGCCGACGCTTGCTCAGAAATCGCTTTTGTTGTACCATCACAAATAAAACCGATTCATAATTCTGGTGGATCTTTAGAACAATCAagttttaatgcaaattcTTTATCAT cgTGGAATGAAAAAACTTTCATTGAACCCCTCGCTAGAGATAAACGCACACTCTCTCTTGATTTAGACCAAAAAAGTGTTCCATTAAGAAAACCACCACTTAGATGTAGCCTCCATCCTCACACAAACACGAAAATTATGGTTGTTTGGTTGGAAAGTTTTGAGGATCATCTTAATTTACCAATTA ctGATTTAGTAGGATGTATGTCAACTGGTTTAGAAACTGGATCACGTTCAAGCGACGTTTTAGTTATTGGATTACATTTGATGGCTTCTGGATTGCTTCGGGTGCATCTTCAAGGGCCAAATAGCCGAGTGGGGTTAGCTTCACCTTTAGTGGATGGAATGGTGATTAATCAGAGGTCTTTAGGACCGTTGGTGAGACATACAGCTTTGAATATGTCGAGAAGAAAACGATTAGATTCAGAAAA ttatcaGCCACCACACTTAAGAAGGAGATTAAAAGTACAagaaattgtacaaaaatataagAGGGAAATGACGTTACCCGaattattaacttatttatttagtaatatttaa
- the LOC111425067 gene encoding ral GTPase-activating protein subunit beta isoform X6: MNLGIFNRVNLKDNTQNRGMYSEWTSLNPLLEHSDSDESRSVLQKFTSSASKEVTINIVRPLASNLGLTQPAEPCPLQTDREVQWCMEAICYGLSLPLSEHDTIKDCVNVYCEWLSGLLPNVKVCVPKPILDDPNLYARKIIKHFYYLFIPRTPEGIDTINKQAVLCHRVLRTLQQVAHESRILESTTWEALLLFLLAINNTLLAPPTVKDDVADQLCERVLSVLFEIWLLACANCFPSPPLWKTLRESCMNWRHRIALIEQWNRINLALTSKLLIFMYGPTFPELKIGEDDLIPPNMTNDCIAQSWYRFLNTIGNPVCLTKPEVISRTPTFLHFAISSGVVDPCHHSSLQVLPLIFLKAMKGLAGQVDAFLGIPKTSLIGLTSSRASTSIPNSVPSSGPSSTSSISSLNSLVYESKVKLAPGRPKCNSILHLFGEWLFQAAFIGTDLNSRSSSEINKRPNSIIMETKPDSLSEIPDLPLAITIDKYESGRAEALGTLCKIMCSKKTGEELLPVYLARFYLAIQHGLKVTTNHECGECMVAILMNSADLFRVDLDGIRSLLSPFIRALEIVLADKDIKLNPNVAKVELRRSSIHILLSILVLPLHFQNATIKPLINTGSERSTTFSELKPQLMNLIMNALYLETDPHNTHMLLGGLFLCVQDSAIFETIESITQPSTETSSNLLASDSAHAMFVRATYLVCHRLISTWKTDLNVSLAALELLSGLARIHIKDSDALECKRAVKWLCDYIVHQCSRPPPSHSKDLHSTIVAAFHCCSIWLLEHPYLLKDKDCLATVLDVAELGISGTKSITKPGDPVKMKEEKELKPVSMRVRDAAENLLMLILEQVGYFPSECGPESISSLLDEVSLLQHCNSWLGDGNNQEKAVEKFRYFVTEGSVMLALLEEPLGNDQDPQPTVTILIRGPFGRHAWTMQLRHLPRHRSGTKYHGNNLGRPVVMSETPNRPEIKQKYFPDSVDRISQCKVDQSIPSLESVLLDDEANADITKLAGLLEKQCLAETNLASTLLQTVENVPPSVIHEFQTARLFLSHFGLLNLDNNNDSEQSTRNLIALDSSDSDFCKDLLALDNMSPRTCDTVHIFYVKSQQTTAQEIVNNATDLSGINPHFLEFIKSLGWPVDVDKHPGWTGHVLTSWKNIKNNNNNDTNNKSLIFDGQNQVLYWADACSEIAFVVPSQIKPIHNSGGSLEQSSFNANSLSSWNEKTFIEPLARDKRTLSLDLDQKSVPLRKPPLRCSLHPHTNTKIMVVWLESFEDHLNLPITDLVGCMSTGLETGSRSSDVLVIGLHLMASGLLRVHLQGPNSRVGLASPLVDGMVINQRSLGPLVRHTALNMSRRKRLDSENYQPPHLRRRLKVQEIVQKYKREMTLPELLTYLFSNI, from the exons ATGAATTTGGGTATATTTAATAGGGTCAACTTAAAG gATAACACACAAAATAGAGGGATGTATTCAGAATGGACTTCCCTAAACCCACTGTTGGAGCATTCAGATTCAGACGAAAGTCGCAGCGTTTTACAAAAATTCACCTCGTCGGCAAGCAAAGAAGTTACGATTAATATCGTACGTCCTTTGGCGAGTAATTTGGGGTTAACCCAACCGGCGGAACCGTGTCCTTTGCAAACGGACCGCGAGGTCCAATGGTGTATGGAAGCTATTTGTTATGGATTAAGTTTACCTTTGAGTGAGCATGACACAATTAAAGATTGTGTGAATGTTTATTGTGAATGGTTATCTGGGTTATTACCAAATGTTAAAGTTTGTGTACCCAAACCGATATTGGATGATCCAAATTTATATGCAAGGAagattattaaacatttttattacttgtttATACCACGAACACCAGAAG gaatcgatacaataaataaacaagCAGTTTTATGCCACCGAGTTTTAAGAACCCTACAACAAGTCGCTCACGAATCTCGAATTTTAGAAAGCACCACTTGGGAAGCTCtccttctatttttactgGCAATAAACAACACATTATTAGCCCCGCCAACCGTAAAGGACGACGTTGCTGATCAATTATGCGAGCGGGTACTTAgcgttttatttgaaatttggttattGGCTTGCGCTAATTGTTTCCCCTCACCTCCGCTTTGGAAAACATTACGTGAGAGTTGTATGAATTGGAGACATCGAATTGCTTTGATAGAGCAATGGAATAGGATTAACTTGGCTTTAACATCTaagttgttaatttttatgtatggACCAACATTTCCTGAGTTAAAAATTG gcGAAGATGATTTAATTCCACCAAATATGACCAATGATTGTATTGCGCAAAGTTGGTATCGATTTTTAAACACCATTGGAAATCCAGTTTGTTTAACAAAGCCTGAAGTGATTAGCCGCACCCCTACATTTCTTCATTTTGCGATTAGTAGCGGCGTTGTGGATCCGTGTCATCATTCGTCACTACAAGTTTTGCCATTAATCTTTTTGAAGGCAATGAAAGGACTTGCAGGACAAGTTGATGCTTTTTTAg gtaTTCCAAAAACATCTTTAATCGGATTAACAAGCAGTCGAGCTTCTACAAGCATTCCAAATTCCGTTCCAAGCTCGGGACCATCATCAACGTCCAGCATatcat ctttaaattCGCTGGTTTATGAATCAAAAGTGAAGTTAGCTCCAGGTCGACCAAAATGCAACAGCATTTTACACTTATTTGGAGAATGGCTTTTCCAAGCTGCTTTTATTGGAACCGATTTAAATTcac gttcatcttcagaaataaataaacgacCAAATTCAATAATAATGGAAACTAAACCGGATTCATTATCCGAAATTCCGGATCTCCCATTGGCGATAACGATCGATAAATATGAAAGTGGACGTGCTGAAGCTTTGGGAACTTTATGTAAAATAATGTGTTCTAAGAAAACGGGGGAGGAGTTATTACCGGTTTATTTAGCCCGATTTTATTTGGCGATTCAGCACGGATTAAAAGTAACTACGAATCACGAATGTGGCGAATGCATGGTGGCGATTTTAATGAATTCGGCGGATTTGTTTCGAGTCGATTTAGATGGAATTCGGAGCTTGTTATCGCCGTTTATTCGCGCTTTGGAAATTGTTTTAGCGGATAAAGATATTAAGTTAAATCCCAACGTTGCGAAAGTAGAATTAAGAAGATCGTCGATTCACATTTTGTTATCAATTTTGGTTTTACCGTTACATTTTCAAAACGCTACGATTAAGCCGCTTATAAACACgg gATCGGAACGTTCCACAACATTTTCTGAGTTAAAACCACAATTAATGAATTTGATAATGAACGCACTTTATTTAGAAACTGATCCACATAACACTCACATGTTATTAGGGGGGCTTTTTCTTTGTGTTCAAGATTCCGCTATTTTCGAAACTATCGAGTCGATTACTCAACCGTCAACGGAAACTTCGTCAAATCTTTTAGCTTCGg aCTCAGCGCACGCAATGTTCGTAAGAGCAACTTACTTAGTATGTCATCGCTTAATATCGACATGGAAAACGGATTTAAACGTCTCATTAGCCGCTTTAGAATTACTTTCTGGATTAGCTCGAATTCACATCAAAGATTCtg ATGCTTTAGAATGTAAACGAGCTGTTAAATGGTTATGCGACTACATAGTGCATCAATGTTCAAGACCACCACCCTCTCATTCCAAAGATCTTCACTCAACAATCGTTGCGGCTTTCCATTGTTGTTCAATTTGGCTTTTAGAACACCCGTATTTGTTGAAAGATAAAGATTGCCTCGCCACGGTTTTAGACGTAGCCGAATTAGGAATATCGGGAACTAAATCGATAACAAAACCGGGTGATCCCGTTAaaatgaaagaagaaaaagaattaaaacctGTTTCAATGCGCGTTAGAGACGCCGctgaaaatttattgatgCTAATTTTAGAACAAGTCGGGTATTTTCCGAGTGAATGTGGCCCCGAATCGATTTCGTCGCTTTTAGATGAAGTATCTTTGCTTCAACATTGCAACTCTTGGCTCGGTGACGGAAACAACCAAGAAAAAGCGGTGGAGAAGTTTCGATATTTCGTTACTGAAGGCTCGGTGATGCTAGCTTTGTTGGAAGAACCATTAGGAAACGATCAAGATCCTCAACCAACGGTTACTATTTTAATTCGAGGTCCATTTGGACGCCACGCTTGGACGATGCAATTAAGACATTTACCAAGACATCGATCGGGGACGAAGTATCATGGAAATAATTTAGGGAGGCCCGTTGTTATGAGTGAGACTCCTAATCGGCCGgagattaaacaaaaatacttCCCTGATAGCGTTGATAGAATTTCACAATGCAAAGT tgatCAATCAATTCCTTCATTAGAATCAGTTTTGCTCGATGATGAAGCGAATGCCGATATCACAAAATTAGCGGGATTATTAGAAAAGCAATGTTTAGCTGAAACCAATTTAGCCTCAACGTTACTTCAAACGGTCGAAAATGTTCCTCCTTCGGTAATTCATGAATTTCAAACCGCAAGATTGTTTTTGTCGCATTTTGGATTACTTAATTTAGACAACAACAAcgat tcTGAACAATCAACGAGAAATTTGATCGCTTTAGACAGTAGCGACTCGGATTTTTGCAAAGATCTCCTCGCTTTAGATAATATGAGTCCGAGAACTTGCGATACAGTCCACATTTTCTACGTAAAATCCCAACAAACCACCGCTCAAGAAATCGTAAACAACGCAACTGATTTAAGCGGGATAAACCCGCATTTTTTGGAGTTTATAAAATCGTTGGGTTGGCCCGTAGACGTTGATAAACATCCGGGTTGGACGGGGCATGTTTTAACCAGttggaaaaacattaaaaataataataataacgatactaataataaatcgttaatttttgaTGGGCAAAATCAAGTTTTGTATTGGGCCGACGCTTGCTCAGAAATCGCTTTTGTTGTACCATCACAAATAAAACCGATTCATAATTCTGGTGGATCTTTAGAACAATCAagttttaatgcaaattcTTTATCAT cgTGGAATGAAAAAACTTTCATTGAACCCCTCGCTAGAGATAAACGCACACTCTCTCTTGATTTAGACCAAAAAAGTGTTCCATTAAGAAAACCACCACTTAGATGTAGCCTCCATCCTCACACAAACACGAAAATTATGGTTGTTTGGTTGGAAAGTTTTGAGGATCATCTTAATTTACCAATTA ctGATTTAGTAGGATGTATGTCAACTGGTTTAGAAACTGGATCACGTTCAAGCGACGTTTTAGTTATTGGATTACATTTGATGGCTTCTGGATTGCTTCGGGTGCATCTTCAAGGGCCAAATAGCCGAGTGGGGTTAGCTTCACCTTTAGTGGATGGAATGGTGATTAATCAGAGGTCTTTAGGACCGTTGGTGAGACATACAGCTTTGAATATGTCGAGAAGAAAACGATTAGATTCAGAAAA ttatcaGCCACCACACTTAAGAAGGAGATTAAAAGTACAagaaattgtacaaaaatataagAGGGAAATGACGTTACCCGaattattaacttatttatttagtaatatttaa